The Lonchura striata isolate bLonStr1 chromosome Z, bLonStr1.mat, whole genome shotgun sequence genome window below encodes:
- the LOC110484180 gene encoding B-cell differentiation antigen CD72, which yields MAQLYADLRFAKVMGGRSMASQELEAAFGMNEAESPFENMQPALAGQDEDGAEPNPGCCSRWWCIPVGLMVTCLLLVATVALGACYWQVTRSLQDSSREHASEQGRLSQELRVREQSLEQTQLELAWAREELQRAWHEGNISQLQLDRLNTELRRVTAVLGRTEREVQEVQGRLNNSESTVALLRSCTAIDCCPSGWLLYRGKCLFISSEKKTWEDSRDECEKTYSQLLVTKSWSRWTVPTFLKNADVPYWIGLQKGNFPWYDYGWLEEEDPEGEGAWFWVDGSLYERPWQSKSNGTCAIISRGSIKPAQCTGPSDLHLWICEKAAGPSLPFM from the exons ATGGCCCAGCTTTATGCTGATCTGAGGTTTGCCAAAGTGATGGGAGGCCGGAGCATggccagccaggagctggaggcag CCTTTGGCATGAATGAGGCAGAAAGCCCCTTCGAGAACATGCAgccagcactggcagggcaggatgaggatggagcagAGCCCAACCCAG GGTGCTGCTCTCGTTGGTGGTGCATCCCTGTGGGTCTGATGGTGACTTGCCTGCTGCTGGTGGCCACTGTGGCCCTGGGGGCTTGCT ACTGGCAGGTCACCCGCAGCCTGCAGGACTCCTCCCGTGAGCACGCGTCCGAGCAGGGCCGCCtgtcacaggagctgagggtgcgggagcagagcctggagcagacacaACTGGAGCTGGCATGGGCCAGAGAAGAGCTGCAGCGAGCATGGCACGAGGGCAACAtcagccagctgcagctggacagaCTGAACACGGAGCTGCGTCGCGTCACGGCGGTCCTAGGCAGGACAGAGAGGGAGGTGCAGGAGGTGCAGGGGAGGCTCAACAACAGCGAGAGCACAGTGGCCCTCCTGCGCTCCTGCACAGCTATAG ATTGCTGTCCTTCTGGCTGGCTGCTGTACAGGGGCAAATGCCTCTTCATCTCCTCGGAGAAGAAGACTTGGGAAGACAGCAGAGATGAGTGTGAGAAGACATATTCTCAGCTCCTGGTCACCAAATCCTGGAGTCGCTGGACTGTGCCG aCCTTCCTGAAGAATGCAGATGTCCCATACTGGATTGGGTTGCAGAAGGGCAATTTTCCTTGGTACGACTATGGCTGGCTGGAGGAAGAGGACCCAGAGGGTGAGGGGGCCTGGTTCTGGGTGGACGGCTCCCTTTATGAAAG GCCATGGCAGTCAAAATCAAATGGAACCTGTGCCATAATAAGCCGTGGGAGCATCAAACCTGCCCAGTGCACTGGTCCCAGTGACCTGCACCTCTGGATCTGTGAGAAGGCAGCAGGGCCAAGCCTCCCTTTCATGTGA
- the LOC116184635 gene encoding B-cell differentiation antigen CD72-like: MAQSVVYADLKFATGPSSTAPDEDDSPYENVPLGPAAAAPSAGRWTRRWRVPTALLAASLLLLLLLFVAVVALGACHWQVTRSLQDSSREHASEQGRLTQELRVREQSLEQIQLELAWAREELQRAWHEGNISQLQLKSSNAELGHTQQELAVLREEMHVVQWKLNNSERTVSSLLACINTDCCPRGWVLFRSKCLFISVTNKTWEQSWEDCAERLARLMVQDNWTPLTVPYFMHASKAHYWIGGKARHTNCWSVINGEMWSKNCDNAYQWICEKSPKLSSASETQSLF, encoded by the exons ATGGCCCAGAGTGTGGTGTATGCTGACCTGAAGTTTGCCACGGGGCCCTCATCCACCGCTCCCGACGAGGATGACAGCCCGTACGAGAACGTGCCGCTGGGGccggcggcagcagcgcccAGCGCAG GGCGCTGGACCCGGCGATGGCGCGTCCCGACAGCGCTGCTGGCAgccagcctgctcctgctgctgctgctgtttgtggcCGTCGTGGCCCTGGGGGCTTGCC aCTGGCAGGTCACCCGCAGCCTGCAGGACTCCTCCCGTGAGCACGCGTCCGAGCAGGGCCGCCtgacacaggagctgagggtgcgggagcagagcctggaacAGATACAACTGGAGCTGGCATGGGCCAGAGAAGAGCTGCAGCGAGCATGGCACGAGGGCAACAtcagccagctgcagctgaaaagcaGCAATGCTGAGCTGGGGCAtacccagcaggagctggctgtGTTGCGGGAGGAGATGCATGTGGTGCAATGGAAGCTCAACAACAGCGAGAGGACTGTGAGCAGCCTGCTTGCCTGCATTAACACAG ATTgctgccccaggggctgggtACTCTTCAGGAGCAAGTGTCTCTTCATCTCAGTGACAAACAAgacctgggagcagagctgggaggacTGTGCAGAGAGATTGGCTCGACTGATGGTCCAAGATAACTGGACACCACTGACAGTGCCG TATTTTATGCATGCATCTAAGGCACACTACTGGATTGGAGGAAAGGC ACGCCATACTAATTGCTGGTCAGTAATTAATGGGGAAATGTGGAGCAAGAACTGTGACAATGCCTACCAGTGGATCTGCGAGAAATCCCCAAAGCTGAGCAGTGCATCTGAGACTCAATCTCTTTTTTGA